In Zingiber officinale cultivar Zhangliang chromosome 3B, Zo_v1.1, whole genome shotgun sequence, a single window of DNA contains:
- the LOC121967396 gene encoding pollen receptor-like kinase 3 — protein MATAMALLLLLLLPHRLSFSASAPIPPASDADNLLMLKNSFTNAAALSSWSASNPSPPCDPHSPWPGVICLHGIITGLHLSDMGLSGTLSVDALFTFPALRSLSFVNNSLSGTLPADLSRLHTLKAILLSRNKFSGPITADSFSGMTRLKKLWLNDNQFNGPIPDSLAEATALLELHLENNHFSGEIPPALALPSLSSFNVSNNNLHGSIPQAFAKFNSSSFSGNEGLCGQLVVGKPCAEPAIAAGGGGRVIIVFALAVLLVCMALYALKAGDKKEEVVTLGKVRKAKEKPTLPNSVEDGGATAAAGAGEEGLVMLSSRNGELQLSDLMKAEAELLRSGGMGTVYKASMASGIAVVVKRTRDLNRLGKEAFAAEMARLGRLSHPNVVTPLAYHYRKDEKLLVLEFVPKRSLSYVLHGDRGTDHAALDWGRRLGIARGIARGLAYLHTELPFIDAPHGNIKSGNVVLTQDFEPRLTDFGFLPMVNASQAGTVMQCLRTPEVLAGRPVSPRSDVYCFGVLLLELMTGKFPVQCLSNVDGGTDVVEWATRAAKEGREADVLDPAMVAGAKSSVPEMARLVRVAVECVDPEPERRLGLKEAVERIEELAEAAAEALRSDAAAASETRGHEPNTRETPDNDRHGV, from the coding sequence ATGGCCACCGCTAtggctctcctcctcctcctcctcctcccccacCGGCTCAGCTTCTCGGCCTCTGCCCCCATCCCGCCGGCCTCCGACGCCGACAACCTCCTCATGCTAAAAAACTCCTTCACCAACGCTGCGGCCCTCTCGTCCTGGTCCGCCTCCAATCCTTCCCCTCCCTGTGACCCCCACTCCCCCTGGCCCGGCGTCATTTGCCTCCATGGCATCATCACCGGTCTCCACCTCTCTGACATGGGCCTCTCTGGCACCCTCAGCGTCGACGCTCTGTTCACCTTCCCCGCCCTCCGCTCTCTCAGCTTCGTCAACAACTCCCTATCCGGGACTCTCCCAGCTGACCTCAGCCGCCTCCACACCCTCAAGGCCATCCTTCTGTCCCGCAACAAGTTCTCCGGCCCCATCACCGCTGACTCCTTCAGCGGCATGACCCGGCTCAAGAAGCTCTGGCTCAACGACAACCAGTTCAACGGCCCCATCCCCGACTCGCTGGCCGAAGCGACCGCGCTGCTGGAGCTCCACCTGGAGAACAATCATTTCTCCGGCGAGATACCCCCCGCCCTCGCCTTGCCCTCCTTGTCCTCCTTCAACGTGTCCAACAACAATCTCCATGGGTCCATCCCGCAGGCGTTTGCCAAGTTCAACTCGAGCTCGTTCTCCGGCAACGAAGGTTTGTGCGGCCAACTCGTCGTCGGAAAGCCCTGTGCTGAACCCGCGATCGCCGCAGGGGGCGGCGGAAGAGTCATCATCGTCTTCGCCCTCGCTGTCCTCCTCGTTTGCATGGCCTTGTACGCGTTGAAGGCCGGAGacaagaaagaagaagtggtGACGTTAGGAAAGGTTCGCAAAGCGAAAGAAAAACCTACCTTGCCGAACTCGGTAGAAGATGGCGGTGCAACCGCCGCCGCCGGAGCCGGAGAAGAGGGATTGGTTATGTTGAGCTCGAGAAACGGAGAACTCCAGCTTTCCGACCTGATGAAGGCGGAGGCGGAGTTACTGAGGAGCGGCGGTATGGGGACGGTGTACAAAGCGTCGATGGCCAGCGGCATTGCCGTGGTGGTGAAGCGTACACGAGACTTGAACCGGTTGGGGAAGGAGGCGTTCGCCGCCGAGATGGCCCGGCTAGGTCGCCTCTCCCACCCCAATGTGGTGACGCCGTTGGCCTACCATTATCGGAAGGACGAGAAGCTGCTCGTGTTGGAGtttgtccccaagaggagcttgtCGTACGTCCTCCACGGCGACAGGGGAACCGACCACGCGGCGCTCGATTGGGGGCGGCGCCTCGGCATCGCCCGGGGCATCGCCCGCGGCCTCGCCTACCTCCACACAGAGCTTCCGTTCATAGACGCCCCGCACGGGAATATAAAATCCGGCAACGTGGTCCTAACACAGGATTTCGAGCCTCGGTTAACGGACTTCGGGTTTCTGCCGATGGTCAACGCGTCGCAGGCGGGGACGGTGATGCAGTGTCTGCGAACGCCGGAGGTTCTTGCGGGTCGGCCGGTGTCGCCGAGGTCAGACGTGTACTGCTTCGGCGTGCTTCTGCTTGAGCTGATGACCGGGAAATTCCCAGTGCAATGCCTGAGCAACGTCGACGGCGGGACGGACGTGGTGGAGTGGGCGACGCGGGCGGCGAAGGAAGGGCGGGAGGCGGATGTCCTGGACCCGGCGATGGTGGCCGGCGCCAAGTCATCAGTGCCGGAGATGGCGCGGCTGGTGCGGGTGGCGGTGGAGTGCGTGGATCCGGAGCCGGAGCGGCGGCTGGGGCTGAAGGAGGCTGTGGAGAGGATCGAGGAGTTGGCGGAGGCGGCGGCCGAGGCGCTGCGGTCGGATGCGGCGGCGGCGTCGGAGACGCGCGGCCATGAGCCCAACACGAGGGAAACTCCCGACAACGATCGGCACGGCGTTTAG
- the LOC121967399 gene encoding pentatricopeptide repeat-containing protein At3g54980, mitochondrial-like, giving the protein MRAVRCSPRRLSSWRPSCIHASRFLLSSPASLSPPSHNASEESTAQDPEDTSDPLPSPSSEAVIEFLLSNQHKPNDALKFFKRSRIQDGIGGDLRKVDSLCIMLHILASAGKVASAQNLMKNSIQSGSAPRPSILVHRLIEMASKCGSNSSSFDHLLTFYTRTGKVEEAVEAFKSMVENDIFPCVESRNGLLLSMLRSGSYSTALELFEEMRDKGMNYDKFTLDIVMNVCLKTGKSEDAEAYFREAVDKGQVQPDAVSYHTLIQSSSKKPDAKKACDFLSEMKNAGLVPSAFIYNVVIGACIKQGDLEKALSLKDEMLGCGLVMNLVLATSLMKGYCVKGDLNNALDLLAKVCDQGIEPNNVTYCVLIDGCFKHGNAEKAIELYHQMKEMSLVPNAFTLNSVLKCLLKSNNWTEAYGVFEEGVSSGVANVFTYNCLIHWLCRVGRLKEAFRLFNKMVETGLEPSEVSYNNLIFGHCVKGDLDSAVNLYTQMSQKGIKPNVITYTNLVTCHVKKNNLDKALQLVNEMRNMGVACNDYTYNSIVNGLCKTGHVSVAKDMLQKFLEDGFIPGAMTYNSMIDGFVKQGMMSMALSTYREMTSCGISPNAITYTSLIDGYCRSNSVDLTLKLWNNLRRKNFPLDIAVYNILVGYLCKEGKIEVALYLFNDLDKAGLAPDSSIYNSLISGYKYQGNMEAAFQLHRKMVRDRIPCDTATYTNLIDGSLKVGKTALASEFYSMMLQDQNVPDDVTFTALIHGLCNNGDVEGAHRMLHEMDRVDVQPNVGLYNKLINGYFREGKFEEAFRLHDEMLDRGLVPNDTTYDILANHKL; this is encoded by the coding sequence ATGAGAGCTGTCCGGTGCTCTCCCCGGCGCCTCTCTTCGTGGCGTCCAAGCTGCATTCACGCCTCCAGATTCCTCCTATCCTCCCCTGCCTCCCTGTCACCTCCCTCTCATAATGCTTCCGAGGAATCAACAGCTCAAGATCCAGAGGATACCTCGGACCCCCTCCCCTCTCCATCCTCTGAAGCAGTGATCGAGTTCCTTCTCAGCAATCAGCACAAGCCCAACGACGCCCTCAAGTTCTTCAAACGGTCTCGGATTCAGGATGGCATCGGTGGAGATTTGCGCAAAGTCGATTCCTTATGCATCATGCTCCACATCCTCGCCAGCGCCGGGAAGGTAGCAAGtgctcagaatttgatgaaaaattCGATCCAATCTGGTTCTGCTCCACGTCCCAGCATTCTGGTCCATCGGCTGATCGAGATGGCAAGTAAGTGCGGCTCTAATTCTAGTTCTTTCGATCATCTCTTGACTTTCTACACAAGAACTGGAAAGGTAGAAGAAGCCGTTGAAGCTTTCAAGAGTATGGTCGAGAATGACATCTTTCCTTGTGTCGAATCTAGGAATGGTTTATTGCTCTCGATGCTCAGATCAGGTTCCTATAGCACAGCTCTAGAGCTTTTTGAGGAGATGAGGGATAAAGGAATGAATTATGACAAGTTTACACTTGACATTGTCATGAATGTCTGCTTGAAAACAGGGAAATCAGAGGATGCCGAGGCGTACTTTAGAGAAGCTGTTGATAAGGGACAGGTGCAGCCTGATGCGGTTTCTTATCATACATTGATTCAGTCATCCTCCAAGAAGCCCGATGCCAAGAAAGCTTGTGATTTTTTGAGTGAGATGAAGAATGCTGGGTTGGTTCCTTCTGCTTTCATTTATAATGTCGTTATTGGAGCTTGTATTAAGCAAGGTGACCTTGAAAAGGCATTGAGTTTGAAGGATGAGATGCTTGGTTGTGGTCTTGTGATGAATTTAGTTCTCGCGACTAGTCTGATGAAAGGTTACTGTGTAAAGGGCGACCTTAATAATGCTTTGGATTTGCTGGCTAAAGTCTGTGACCAAGGTATTGAGCCAAACAATGTTACATACTGTGTTCTGATTGATGGCTGTTTTAAACATGGAAACGCAGAAAAGGCAATTGAACTTTACCACCAAATGAAGGAAATGAGCTTGGTGCCGAATGCATTTACTTTGAATTCAGTCCTAAAGTGTCTGTTGAAGTCTAACAACTGGACAGAGGCATATGGTGTGTTTGAGGAGGGAGTTTCATCTGGTGTGGCTAATGTTTTCACCTATAACTGTCTTATTCATTGGCTTTGCCGTGTTGGGAGGCTAAAGGAAGCTTTCAGATTGTTTAATAAGATGGTGGAGACTGGATTAGAACCCAGTGAAGTTTCTTACAACAACTTGATATTCGGCCATTGTGTCAAGGGAGATTTGGATTCAGCAGTCAACTTGTACACTCAGATGTCTCAGAAGGGTATAAAACCAAATGTGATCACTTATACGAATTTAGTGACATGCCATGTGAAGAAAAATAACTTGGACAAAGCTCTTCAACTTGTCAACGAAATGCGTAACATGGGTGTTGCTTGTAATGATTATACATACAACAGCATTGTGAACGGCCTTTGCAAAACTGGACATGTTTCTGTAGCGAAAGACATGTTGCAGAAGTTTTTGGAGGACGGTTTTATCCCCGGTGCTATGACATACAATAGCATGATTGATGGCTTTGTAAAGCAGGGCATGATGAGCATGGCACTTTCAACATATCGAGAAATGACTAGTTGTGGCATCTCCCCCAATGCCATTACTTACACCAGTTTGATTGACGGGTATTGTAGAAGTAATTCTGTTGATCTTACTCTCAAATTGTGGAACAATTTAAGAAGGAAAAATTTTCCATTGGACATTGCTGTGTATAATATTCTTGTTGGTTATTTGTGCAAGGAAGGGAAGATCGAAGTCGCTTTGTATCTTTTTAATGATCTAGATAAAGCTGGTTTAGCACCTGATTCATCGATATACAATAGCCTTATCTCTGGCTATAAGTATCAAGGTAACATGGAGGCTGCTTTTCAGTTGCATAGAAAAATGGTTAGAGATAGAATTCCTTGTGATACTGCAACCTACACTAATCTTATAGATGGATCATTGAAAGTTGGAAAAACAGCCCTAGCTTCTGAATTTTACTCCATGATGCTACAGGACCAAAATGTACCAGATGATGTCACATTCACTGCATTGATACATGGCCTCTGCAACAATGGTGATGTGGAAGGTGCTCACAGAATGTTACATGAAATGGACAGAGTGGATGTACAACCTAATGTCGGCTTATACAACAAATTGATTAATGGGTATTTTAGAGAGGGCAAGTTCGAAGAAGCTTTTCGTTTGCACGATGAGATGCTCGACAGAGGTCTTGTACCCAATGATACAACATATGACATTCTAGCAAATCACAAGCTTTGA
- the LOC122055150 gene encoding receptor-like protein kinase 7, which produces MEKDTCSAGITCDSDDSVSEIDLTDIGISGEIRFDIVCWLPSLIPLSPGSNELSDDIPDALHSCTSLRRLDLAFGSLRGVVPEMTTLVELQINFTSYYFTGAFPWSSLARLTELEVLSVGDNSFDPNPFPDVVLNLTKLNWLYLSNCNIHGQIPPAIGNLTKLINIEIADRFLTGVTPRDLQALQSVATRALQQFAQRTYPEWVREPHKVGLIRCVDEQFGGQPIGDPELDEPHLSTIVHWKVAGEVWKCRKGTMKRLLMMENKFTREIAAGYAYCSSLLRFRKITLRIGRESLKTSFIQQRIALETARESLEAPFEDKH; this is translated from the exons ATGGAGAAAGATACATGTAG CGCCGGTATCACGTGTGATTCTGATGACTCTGTTTCTGAAATCGACCTCACCGACATCGGAATATCTGGAGAAATCCGTTTTGATATTGTTTGTTGGCTTCCTTCGCTCATCCCGCTCTCACCGGGGTCTAATGAGCTCTCTGATGACATCCCCGATGCCCTTCACAGCTGCACCAGCCTCCGCCGGCTTGACCTCGCCTTCGGCTCTCTCAGAGGTGTAGTTCCCGAAATGACCACTCTAGTCGAGCTTCAGATCAACTTTACTAGTTATTATTTCACCGGTGCCTTCCCGTGGAGCTCCCTCGCCAGGCTGACTGAGTTGGAGGTACTCAGCGTCGGGGATAACTCGTTCGATCCTAATCCTTTCCCTGATGTGGTGCTGAATTTGACCAAACTCAATTGGCTCTACCTCTCTAATTGTAACATCCATGGACAAATTCCGCCGGCGATAGGTAACCTGACAAAGCTCATCAACATCGAGATAGCCGACCGCTTCCTCACTGGCGTGACTCCCCGAGATCTCCAAGCTCTCCAATCAGTGGCAACTCGAGCTTTACAACAATTCGCTCAGCGGACATATCCCGAATGGGTTCGGGAACCTCACAAAGTTGGCCTTATTCGATGCGTCGATGAACAATTTGGAGGGCAGCCTATTGGAGATCCGGAGCTTGACGAACCTCATCTCTCTACAATT GTTCATTGGAAAGTTGCTGGCGAAGTTTGGAAGTGCAGGAAAGGGACCATGAAGAGGCTTCTGATGATGGAGAACAAGTTCACCAGGGAGATCGCCGCCGGTTATGCTTATTGCTCTTCTCTGCTTAGGTTCAGG AAAATAACATTGCGAATAGGAAGAGAATCCTTGAAGACATCCTTCATTCAGCAGAGAATAGCACTGGAAACAGCAAGAGAATCCCTCGAGGCACCCTTCGAAGATAAACATTAA